DNA from Mesorhizobium sp. B2-1-1:
AGGCGGCATGCGGACCCGTGTTCAGCGGGAGATAACAAAAATTGACGTTTGCGTAAACGTCAATTCAGCCGATGCGACAAAATTTCTCCTGCACTGCAGCAAACCGGAGGCGATGCAGTGCATGTGGTGGAACCCTCAATGAAAAAAGCCGCGTGGCACTCGCCACACGGCTTTTTTCGATCATGGATGTTGCGCCGCAAGGCGGCGGGCCAAATCAGCCGGCGACGCTCGCCTGCGGCGCCGAGCGCTCGACCAGCATCTGCCGGACGGCAGCCATGGACGTGCTCAACTCGCTGATGGCGTCATCGATAAGCGTCCGCTGCTTCTGGAGGCGGGCAAGCTGCTTCTCCGACTTGTCCAATGCCAGCCGCAACTGCTTGGTGTTGGAGCCGGTGGGATCATAGAGATCCATCATCTGCTTGACGTCGCGCAACGAGAACCCGACCTTGCGGCCGAGCAGGATCAGTTTCAGCCGAACCCTGTCGCGGCGCGTGTAGAGGCGGGTTGAACCGTCGCGCTGCGGGTTGAGCAGGCCCTTGTCTTCGTAGAAACGCAGCGTGCGCAGCGTCACGCCGTATTTCTTGGCCATTTCGCCGATGCGGACGAGGTCCTCGCCCGAGTCAACGGATATAGTGTTGGTATTGGCCGCGGTCTCGCCGGCCGAGATAAGCTTCATGGTCACTGGCTTTCCCCGTCTGTGGCGTCGCGGTCCTGGACCAAGCGATGCCTGACTGAAAGCGGGGGCGTGCTTCCAGCCGTGGTTTCGACAAACAAATCGCAAACAGCACGCTTGATGCGCCTTTTACGTTTACGTCAATTCTATACCGATAGCCTTCTCATGACGCAAGGGCGTTGTGCGGGCGGCGCTTTATGCCGCAGCGGCCGGTTCACCGCGAACTTCGTCGCAACTTCTTAAGCTTGGTTAACGCGTTGTTTACCACGTTGGGCGAATTGTGCGCATGTCGGCTACCCGTGTTTATCCTGTATCGATTTTTTCACGGTTTTTCGGAGCGCGGGTGAACCCCGGGAAGCTTGTCTTCCACCGTGTGCGGTCGCCTTCGTTCCGGCGAGGATTTGGGGAGCTGGTCGCAAACCGGCCAATCTGAAAGACGGACGCACCGATGAACAGCAAGCGGTCCTACCTCGACACACTCAACGCCGGCAGGCAGCGCAGGCCTCAGACCACGCTCGAGCAGTTGAACCGCTCGCTGGAGACGCTTGAACAGCGGCTGGAGAGGACGCGCGAGGATACGATGGCACGTCCCGATCCCCGCCAATATGGCGCCGAACCGCGCTATCCCGCAGCACAGCCTTCGGCTCGGCCGCGCTGGTATCAGGATCCGCAGCCCGCGCCGCATCCGGAGGCCCCGATGCCGGCGCCGGCCGTCGGCCAGAACTACCAGAACCTTGCCCGCGATATCGACCGCATCCGCGGCCAGGAAGACAGCGTTGCCATGGTCGGCAAGATCGCCGGCGAGCTGCGCGGCATGCGCGAGGAATTGCGCCACCAGATGACTGCCGGGCTGCAGAGCGAATTCGAGGCGCTGCGCAAGGACATCGACCGCGCACTGCTGGCAAACGCCAAGTCAGGCGCTTCGGGCAAGGGCAGCGCCGAACTCGGCCTCGAATTCGAGCGGCTTTCCGGCGCCATCAAGACGCTGTCGGAAAAAAGCGACGACAGAAGCGTCAACATGCTGCGGCTCGAACTCGAACAGGTCAAAGCCGCGCTCGACACGCTGGCGCGCGAGGAGAGCGTGCAGAAGGTCGACCGCCGCTGGGACGATTTCGATCGTCGCTGGACAGCCTTCGAGGACCGCGTCGACGCCGACCAGCGCAACCGCTCACCGGACCCCGCCATTTCGGGCCTGACCGATCGGCTGGAGCAGATCAGCAACGCCGTCAACAACCTGCCGGAATCGCTATCCCTGCGCTCGCTGGAGGAAAAGGTCCGCACGCTGGCCAGCGCCGTGGATCATTTCGCCAGCCAGCAGGACAATCGCGGCGGCAGCACGCTGGCCATGATCGACGAGCGGCTGGACGAGATCTCCCGCGCCATCGTCGCCTCGACCGTCGCGGCACAGGCCAATACGCTCGACCATGAAGCCTTCGAGCGCATCGAGAAACGGATCGATTCGCTCGCCCGGCAGATCGAGGAAGTGGCGCAGGACCACCCCGGCAACGCCGTCGTCGACCGGCTGAACACGCTGTCAAGCCGGGTCGACGAACTCGCCGGCCGCGCCGCCCTGCCCGAGCAGGCGATGGAACGGCTGGCCAAGCAGATCGCGCTCATCGCCGACAAGATCGACCGGGCGCCGGTCATGCCCGACGCCGACTATATCTTCCACGGGCTTGAGCAACGCTTCGACGTGCTGTCGTCGATGATGGAACGGCGCCAGGGCGACGCCATCGAACAGGGCAACATGCTGTTCCGCGACCTTGAGCGCCGACTGGACGAGGTTGCCGACCGGCTCGACCGGCGCATGCCGCAAGTCGACGGCGCCGGCATCATGGAAGCCATCGATGCCCGCTTCATGGCGCTCGCCAAGCGCATGGAAACACGCATTCCCGACCCCGCCGGCGAAGCCGCGATCCGTGGCCTGGAAAGCCGGCTCGAAGACATTTCGAGCCGCCTGGACTCGTCCGCCGCGCAAGTCGCCGGCATCGATCCGGCGCTGATCCGCAGCCTGGAGGCGCAAGTCGCCAGCCTGTCCGCCCACCTGTCCAGGCCCAGCGCACCGCTGCCGGAGTTCGAGGACATCAGCCCACGCCTCAATGAAATCGAGAAGGCGCTGGCGGGAACGCGCGACTCCATCCTTGGCGCGGCGCGCGAGGCGGCCGAGAACGCGGTGCGCTCGCTGGCCGGCTCGGGCGCCGACACGTCGGCGGTTTCCGGCCTTGCCCAGGACCTGAAGACGCTCGAGACGCTGACACGCCGTTCCGACGAGCGTAACTCGAGAACGTTCGAGGCCATCCACGACACGCTGCTCAAGATCGTCGACAGGCTGGGTTCGCTGGAACCAGGCGAACCGTCCGAGGCGATGAGCGAGCTCCTGGACGCACGCCCGGACGAAGCGATCGGCAAGCGCCGTGCGCGAGCCGGCAAGATGGCCGTGGACGCTCCGTCGATGGATATCGACGAGCCCATGCCGTTGACAGGGGACATGGCCGATCTCGACGGCCGCGCCGCCGCGATCATGCGCAGCCAGCCTGCTTCGCCACGCGGGCCGGGTGCGCGCTCGCCCGCGGAGGCGGCCGCCGCCGCCGCCATGGCCGCGCTTGGTTCCGATCCGATCGCCGGGAAGGGCGAGCCGACCGGCCGCCGCAAATCGATGCTGGGCGGCTTGGCGCGCGCCTTCAAGGGCAAGAAGGAAGCAGACGTTCCGCCGCTGGCGGGCTCGGTGCCGGGCCCGGAAATCCCGAGCGTCGATCTCGACGAGCCGCTCGACCCGAAAATGGCCAACCGGCCACTGGAGCCCGGCTCCGGCGCGCCCGACCTCAACGCCATCATGAAGCGCGTGCGCGACGAGCGCGGGCAACCGGCAAAGCTCAGCGACAGCGATGCCGCGAAATCGGACTTCATCGCGGCTGCCCGCCGCGCGGCGCAGGCCGCAGCCGCCGAGGCCGACGCCTTGAAGCGCCAGTCGACGATGAAGGGACCGGTGAAGGCGCTCAGGATCGGCGACCTGCTCAAGGCGCGGCGCAAGCCGATTTTGATGGCGGCCGCCGCGATCATGCTGGCGCTTGCCGGCTTGCAGCTTGGCAAGGCGTTCCTCGCCGATCCCGCCCAGGTGGCAAGCAATGACGCGCCGGCCGTTGCCTCGCAGCCGCTGCAAACCGCATCCGTCGACGCCGCGAGCCCGCCCAAGCCGGAAACCCAGTTGGCGGCAGCGAACAGCGAACCGGCCCGTGAGGTCAGGCAGGCCGAGCCCTCCGCTCCGGCGGTCAAGGACGACGTGGTGGCGCAGACCGCGCTCGCCATCCCGTCGGACGGCGATGGGCCGACGAACGCCGGCCCGACGGCGGAACCGGCTCCGGCGGCGATAGCTCCCGTCATGCCTGCCGGCGCGGGTGCGGCAGGCTCCGACGCGATGGCTTCGGCAGAACCCATTTCCGCCGGTCCCGTCGCAGCGGCTCCTTCTTCTCCGGCACCTTCCGCTGCTGCCGGCGGAACGCAAACGACGGACAGCGGTATCCAACCGACAGTGGCTGCACCGGCCATGGCCAATGACAGCACCGGCGCCGTCGTGCCCGCCGGCGCTCCCGCGGCCCCGGCCAAATTCGACATTCCCGCCGATGCAGGCCCGGTCGCCCTGCGCGACGCCGCAGCCACCGGCGACGCCAAGGCGCTGTTCGAGATCGGCTCGCGCTATTCCGAGGCGCGCGGCGTCAAGGAAGACATGGCGGCCGCGGCCAAATGGTATGAAAAGTCCGCGGAACTCGGCTTCGCTCCGGCCGAGTATCGCATCGGCAATTTCTACGAGAAGGGCATCGGCGTCCCGCGCGACATCAAGAAGTCGAAGACCTGGTACCAGCTCGCCGCCGAGCAGGGCAACGCCAGCGCAATGCACAATCTGGCAGTGCTGTTCGCCATGGCCGCGGACGGCGTGACCGACAATGAATCGGCCGCGCACTGGTTCCAGGAGGCCGCCGATCTCGGCGTGAAGGACAGCCAGTTCAATCTCGGCATCCTCGCCGCCAAGGGCGTCGGCATGAAGCAGAACCTGGAGGAGTCCTACAAATGGTTCGCGCTCGTCGCCAAGACCGGCGACAAGGACGCTGCCGCCAAGCGCGACGAGATCGCCAACGCGCTGCGTCCCGAGCAACTCGAGCGCGCCCGCGCCGCCACCGAACTGTGGAAGGCCAAGCCGCTCGATCAGGCCGCCAATTCGGCCGACATTCCCGAATCCTGGCAAGATGGCACACCGCAGACCACGGCCAGCATCGATATGAAGAAGGCGGTCAAGAACATCCAGCTCATCCTCAACAAGAACGGCTACGACGCCGGCGGCGCCGACGGCGTGATGGGCGCGAAGACCAAGAACGCGATCGTCGCGTTCCAGACCGACAACAAGCTGCCTGCGACCGGTGCGGTCGACGAAAAGCTGGTCAAGGCGTTGCTGGCGCGCAAATAGCGGCAGGAGCGTCGTATCCGCGACGCCCCTGCCACACATTTGCCTGTTAACTGCTTGAGATGTTTTTTGTTTCGGCGCGGCGGCGGGGTTTGACCCCGCCGCCGCTTCGGCGCAAGGAAAAATTGGCTTTTCGGTGCGATACTATCCGCAACGGCGGTATTCGCCGACTGGCAAACTGATCGAGACCGACGGGTGGGCATCTATCTCCCGATTGCGGAAATTTCCGTCAACGTCTTCGTGCTGCTGGCCATGGGCGCTGCGGTGGGCTTTCTGTCGGGCATGTTCGGCGTCGGCGGCGGTTTTCTCATCACGCCGCTCCTGATCTTCTACAACATCCCACCGGCAATCGCGGTGGCGACCGGCGCCAACCAGGTCATCGCCTCATCCTTCTCCGGCGCGCTGTCGCATATGAAGCGCGGCACGCTCGACTTCAAGCTCGGCGGGGTGCTGCTTGCCGGCGGCATCGTCGGTTCCACCGGCGGCATCTACGTCTTCGCTTTCCTGCGCAGGCTGGGACAGCTCGACCTGTTCATCTCGCTGCTCTATGTCGTGCTTCTGGGCACCGTCGGCGGGCTGATGCTGGTCGAAAGCATCAATGCGCTGCGCGCCACGCGCAGCGGCGCGGCACCGGTGCTGAAGAAATCCGGCCAGCACAACTGGATCCACCGCCTGCCGCTGAAGATGCGATTCAGGGCCTCGAAGCTGTTTGTCAGCGTCATCCCCGTGCTTGGGCTGGGCGCGGCCATCGGCTTCCTGTCGTCTATCATGGGTGTCGGCGGCGGCTTCATCATGGTGCCGGCTCTGATCTATCTCCTGAAAGTGCCGACCAACGTCGTCATCGGCACCTCGCTGTTCCAGATCATCTTTACCTCGGCCTACACCACTCTGGTCCACGCCACCACCAACCAGACGGTCGACGTGATGCTGGCCTTTCTTTTGATGGCCGGTGGTGTCGCCGGCGCGCAATATGGCGCCAAGGCCGGCCAGCGGCTGCGCGGCGAGCAGTTGAGAGCGCTGCTGGCGATGCTGGTGCTGGCGGTGGCGATAAGGCTTGCCATCGACCTCTTCGTCACGCCGCCCAACCTTTATTCGCTGTCCGGCGCGGGCTTCAACTGATGAATGGCCTGAAAGCGCTCGCAACCGCGGCTCTTCTGTCATTGATCGCCGCCGCACCCGCGAAGGCGCAGACGCCGCCGACCGAAAGCGTCCAGATCGGCCTTTCCACCGACAAAGTCTCGATCACTGCCGGCTTTTCCGGCGCCGATCTGACCATTTTCGGCTCGCTGGAAAATCCCGATCCGCTGGTGGCGCGCCAAGGCCGCTACGACATCATCGTCGTGCTCGAAGGTCCACCCAAGCCGGTGGTGGTGCGCCGCAAGGACCGGGTGCTCGGCGTCTGGGTCAACCTGGAATCCGAGACCTTCGAAAACGTGCCGGTGTCCTATTCGGTGGCGACGACGCGGCCGTTGCAGGACATCACCGAGCCGAACAGCTACAGGCAATTGTCGCTCGGCGCCTCCAATCTCTACATGCAGCCGGCCGATGCCGGCGACAGCCCGGCCACGATCGAGGAATTCACCGCGGCGTTGCGCGAACGCAAGGCCGCGACCGGTCTCTACAGCGAGAATGTCGGCGGCGTGCAGTTCCTGTCACAGAACCTGTTCCGCGCCACGGTGCGGCTGGCGCCGAACGTTCCGGTCGGCACCCACAAGGCGCGCGCGTTCCTGTTCAAGAGCGGCCTGTTCATCAAGGAGAGCTCGGCCCAGCTCGAGATCCGCAAATCCGGTTTCGAACAGTCGATCTTCCGTGTCGCCCACGACTATTCCTTCCTCTACGGCGTCTTCGCCATATCGCTGGCCATGGTGACGGGCTGGCTCGGAAGGTTGATCTTCCGCAAGGACTAAAGCGGCTACAAAGGGGTTTTCCTTTCCCGGATCATGCTATAGACCGCCACCTCCCGGTCTACCGGGCAACACGCACAATTCAATTCGGCAGAGCGGTCCGATCACCCCGGACGACAGAGAGCGCACGCTTCACAGACGGCGCCGAACCGCTGCTTTAGCAGAGATGACAGGAGGCTGCGATGCGACCAGCATTCGCCGGCATCGATTTTGGCACTTCCAACTCCACCGTGGGCGTGGTCAGGAGCGGCCAGCCGCACCTCGTCGCGCTGGAAGGCGGCGAGGTCACGCTGCCAAGCGCCGTGTTCTTCAACTTCGAGGACAACCGTACCTGTTTCGGCCGCCACGCAATCGCCAATTACACCGACAGCGTCGAAGGTCGGCTGATGCGCTCGCTGAAGAGCGTGCTCGGCAGCGCGCTCGCGCAGGAAAAGACGCGCATCAAGGCGCGATCGATCGGCTTCATGGAGATCGTCGGCCTGTTCCTCGGCCATCTGCGAAAAAGACTGGAGGACGATGCCGGCGGCGCCGTCGAGAGCGTGGTACTCGGCCGGCCGGTGCAGTTCGTCGACGACGACGCCGAGGCCGATGCCAGGGCACAAAGCGAGCTCGAAGGAGCCGCCCGCGCCCAGGGCTTCAAGCATATCGCCTTCCAGTTCGAACCGATCGCGGCGGCCCTCGACTACGAGCAGAAGGTGACGCGCGAGGAACTGGCGCTGATCATCGACATGGGTGGCGGCACGTCGGACTTCTCGATCGTAAGGGTCTCGCCGCAGCGTGCCCGCTCGCTTGACCGCAAGGACGATATCCTGGCCAGCCGCGGCATCCATATCGGCGGCACCGACTTCGACCGATTGCTCAGCATCGCGCATGTGATGCCGGAACTCGGCTACCTCAGCCCGACCAAGGACGGCAAGCGCAACCTGCCGGCCAGCTACTTCATCGATCTTGCCACATGGCAACGCATCAACCTGGTCTACACGGCCAAGGCGATGACGCATCTGCGCCAGATCCGCTACGAGGCCGAGCGCGCCGATCTCGTCGACCGCTTCATCCAGATCGTCGAGCACCGGTACGGGCACGCGCTGGCCGCTCTTGTCGAAAGGGCCAAGATCGAGCTGACCGACAAGGTCTCGGCCGATGTCGAGGTGAGGCTGCCGGAAGTCCAGTTCGCCGCCGAGATCACCCGAAAGGCGCTGGACGCCACGATCGCCAGGGACATCGAGCGCGTTGCCGCCACGGTCGGCCAGACCATCGGCGACGCCGGGGTCAAGTCGTCCGACATCACCGCCGTGTTCCTGACCGGAGGATCTACCGCGATCCCGCTGGCGAGACAAAAAATCCTGTCGCTGGTGCCTCAGGCTTCGGTCATCGAGGGCGACATGTTCGGCTCGGTCGGACTTGGCCTTGCGCTGGACGCGCAGCGCAAGTTCGGCTGATATCCGGACAATTCACGAACGCGCGGACGCCTTCTCGTCGGCCCCCAAATGCGCCTTGAGCGCCATCTGGGCCAAGCTTGCCTGGCGGTCGCGATGTGTAATCATGGCGAAGTCGCGTTTCGGCAGTTCGAGCGGCACGGACCGCAGGCTGCCTTCGGCGACGGCGCGTCCGACGACGAGCTCCGAAATGATGGTGGCGCCGGCACCGGCCTCGACCGCCTGGCGAACCGCCTCGTTGCTCGGCAGCACCAGAAATATCTGCAGGTCGTCAAGCGAAATCCCTTCGCGGCGCGCCAGATCCTCCAGCACCTCCCGCGTGCCGGAACCGCCCTCGCGGATGATCCAGCGCAGCCCTTTTATGTCGGGGCGGCCCGGCGCGATTTCGGCGATCTCGGGATGAGAACCGGCAACCACCAGCATCAACCGGTCGATATCGACCTTGGCGCGGCGCAATATGTCGGACTCGGTGCGCCCCTCGACCAAGCCGAGATCGGCGGTTCCATCCAGCACGCTGGCTTCGACCTGCCTGGTGTTGCCTATGCTGACGCTCAGCCTGACCGCAGGATAGGCTTCGTGGAAGGACGCCAGCCGGCGCGGCAGCCAATAGCTGGCGATCGTCAGGCTGGCGGCGATGGAGAGGCTGCCGGCAACCGTCTGCGAGACATGTTCCAGCACATTGCGTGCGGCGGCGGCTCGTTCCAGTACGGCCTTGGCTTCTGGCAGGAACCGGTGACCGGTCTGGGCAAGCTCGATGTTGCGGCCGACGCGGTTGAACAGATGGACGCCGTGCTGCTCCTCAAGCGCGCGGATGGCGGCCGACGCGGCCGATTGGGAGATGCCCAGCAGCTCCGCCGCCTTGGTCATGTGGCCGCGCTCGGCGACGGCGACAAATATCCGCAACTGGTCAAGTGTCATAAGGCATTAAGAACCAATATCGATCGAATTTACAAGAACAACTGATTAGACGGGTTGATAGGCTTATTCTAAGTTTTCAATCGAAGTTAGAAAAAATTCGCTACCGATTGACAGAGAATGAAATGATCGGGCGGTTCAAGTCCCTGTTCGCGCACTGGACCCGCGGCCTGCGGCGGCGGCTGGCCGGCGATCGCTATCCTCCGGAAGAGCATTACATGCGCGGTCCCGGGCCGAAAACCAGGGCCAAAGCCGCGAACCGCAGAAGCGCTCGGGGATCATGACCCAAGGATCTCTGCGCGGCGCGAATTCCGCCCCGTCCCAACGCCCGCTCGCCGACACGAACGCACCCGACGAGAACG
Protein-coding regions in this window:
- a CDS encoding LysR family transcriptional regulator: MTLDQLRIFVAVAERGHMTKAAELLGISQSAASAAIRALEEQHGVHLFNRVGRNIELAQTGHRFLPEAKAVLERAAAARNVLEHVSQTVAGSLSIAASLTIASYWLPRRLASFHEAYPAVRLSVSIGNTRQVEASVLDGTADLGLVEGRTESDILRRAKVDIDRLMLVVAGSHPEIAEIAPGRPDIKGLRWIIREGGSGTREVLEDLARREGISLDDLQIFLVLPSNEAVRQAVEAGAGATIISELVVGRAVAEGSLRSVPLELPKRDFAMITHRDRQASLAQMALKAHLGADEKASARS
- a CDS encoding TIGR02186 family protein, whose translation is MNGLKALATAALLSLIAAAPAKAQTPPTESVQIGLSTDKVSITAGFSGADLTIFGSLENPDPLVARQGRYDIIVVLEGPPKPVVVRRKDRVLGVWVNLESETFENVPVSYSVATTRPLQDITEPNSYRQLSLGASNLYMQPADAGDSPATIEEFTAALRERKAATGLYSENVGGVQFLSQNLFRATVRLAPNVPVGTHKARAFLFKSGLFIKESSAQLEIRKSGFEQSIFRVAHDYSFLYGVFAISLAMVTGWLGRLIFRKD
- a CDS encoding Hsp70 family protein encodes the protein MRPAFAGIDFGTSNSTVGVVRSGQPHLVALEGGEVTLPSAVFFNFEDNRTCFGRHAIANYTDSVEGRLMRSLKSVLGSALAQEKTRIKARSIGFMEIVGLFLGHLRKRLEDDAGGAVESVVLGRPVQFVDDDAEADARAQSELEGAARAQGFKHIAFQFEPIAAALDYEQKVTREELALIIDMGGGTSDFSIVRVSPQRARSLDRKDDILASRGIHIGGTDFDRLLSIAHVMPELGYLSPTKDGKRNLPASYFIDLATWQRINLVYTAKAMTHLRQIRYEAERADLVDRFIQIVEHRYGHALAALVERAKIELTDKVSADVEVRLPEVQFAAEITRKALDATIARDIERVAATVGQTIGDAGVKSSDITAVFLTGGSTAIPLARQKILSLVPQASVIEGDMFGSVGLGLALDAQRKFG
- a CDS encoding MerR family transcriptional regulator; the encoded protein is MKLISAGETAANTNTISVDSGEDLVRIGEMAKKYGVTLRTLRFYEDKGLLNPQRDGSTRLYTRRDRVRLKLILLGRKVGFSLRDVKQMMDLYDPTGSNTKQLRLALDKSEKQLARLQKQRTLIDDAISELSTSMAAVRQMLVERSAPQASVAG
- a CDS encoding sulfite exporter TauE/SafE family protein yields the protein MGIYLPIAEISVNVFVLLAMGAAVGFLSGMFGVGGGFLITPLLIFYNIPPAIAVATGANQVIASSFSGALSHMKRGTLDFKLGGVLLAGGIVGSTGGIYVFAFLRRLGQLDLFISLLYVVLLGTVGGLMLVESINALRATRSGAAPVLKKSGQHNWIHRLPLKMRFRASKLFVSVIPVLGLGAAIGFLSSIMGVGGGFIMVPALIYLLKVPTNVVIGTSLFQIIFTSAYTTLVHATTNQTVDVMLAFLLMAGGVAGAQYGAKAGQRLRGEQLRALLAMLVLAVAIRLAIDLFVTPPNLYSLSGAGFN
- a CDS encoding peptidoglycan-binding protein; protein product: MNSKRSYLDTLNAGRQRRPQTTLEQLNRSLETLEQRLERTREDTMARPDPRQYGAEPRYPAAQPSARPRWYQDPQPAPHPEAPMPAPAVGQNYQNLARDIDRIRGQEDSVAMVGKIAGELRGMREELRHQMTAGLQSEFEALRKDIDRALLANAKSGASGKGSAELGLEFERLSGAIKTLSEKSDDRSVNMLRLELEQVKAALDTLAREESVQKVDRRWDDFDRRWTAFEDRVDADQRNRSPDPAISGLTDRLEQISNAVNNLPESLSLRSLEEKVRTLASAVDHFASQQDNRGGSTLAMIDERLDEISRAIVASTVAAQANTLDHEAFERIEKRIDSLARQIEEVAQDHPGNAVVDRLNTLSSRVDELAGRAALPEQAMERLAKQIALIADKIDRAPVMPDADYIFHGLEQRFDVLSSMMERRQGDAIEQGNMLFRDLERRLDEVADRLDRRMPQVDGAGIMEAIDARFMALAKRMETRIPDPAGEAAIRGLESRLEDISSRLDSSAAQVAGIDPALIRSLEAQVASLSAHLSRPSAPLPEFEDISPRLNEIEKALAGTRDSILGAAREAAENAVRSLAGSGADTSAVSGLAQDLKTLETLTRRSDERNSRTFEAIHDTLLKIVDRLGSLEPGEPSEAMSELLDARPDEAIGKRRARAGKMAVDAPSMDIDEPMPLTGDMADLDGRAAAIMRSQPASPRGPGARSPAEAAAAAAMAALGSDPIAGKGEPTGRRKSMLGGLARAFKGKKEADVPPLAGSVPGPEIPSVDLDEPLDPKMANRPLEPGSGAPDLNAIMKRVRDERGQPAKLSDSDAAKSDFIAAARRAAQAAAAEADALKRQSTMKGPVKALRIGDLLKARRKPILMAAAAIMLALAGLQLGKAFLADPAQVASNDAPAVASQPLQTASVDAASPPKPETQLAAANSEPAREVRQAEPSAPAVKDDVVAQTALAIPSDGDGPTNAGPTAEPAPAAIAPVMPAGAGAAGSDAMASAEPISAGPVAAAPSSPAPSAAAGGTQTTDSGIQPTVAAPAMANDSTGAVVPAGAPAAPAKFDIPADAGPVALRDAAATGDAKALFEIGSRYSEARGVKEDMAAAAKWYEKSAELGFAPAEYRIGNFYEKGIGVPRDIKKSKTWYQLAAEQGNASAMHNLAVLFAMAADGVTDNESAAHWFQEAADLGVKDSQFNLGILAAKGVGMKQNLEESYKWFALVAKTGDKDAAAKRDEIANALRPEQLERARAATELWKAKPLDQAANSADIPESWQDGTPQTTASIDMKKAVKNIQLILNKNGYDAGGADGVMGAKTKNAIVAFQTDNKLPATGAVDEKLVKALLARK